GGTCAAGGGAGAGGTGATCAAGGCCTTCGTCATCCTCCGGGCGGGCAACGAGCAGTCCGAAGCGCTCCGCGCCTCGATCGTCCGGCATGTGCGCCACGAGCTGGGGCCGGTGGCGACGCCTGCCGAGGTCGTCTTCGTCGATAAGCTGCCGAAGACCCGGTCGGGCAAGATCATGCGGCGGGTGCTCAGGGCGACGGAGCTCGGACTCGATATCGGCGATATCTCGACGATGGAAGATTAGGGGGAGAGGCGTTCAGACATAGATCGAGACGATCGGCTCCGGCGCGGGCTCTTCGACCGCATAGCGCTCCCTGGCCATCTGCCCGTATCCCGTAGCCGACGGCGGCGGAATCTCTTCAGCGAGGACCTCGGCTTCAATCAGGTACGGCAACGGCTGCGGCGCTTCGTACAGAGCAGGGGAATCGGACCCGTCCTGAATTTCCACGAGGGGAAAATGTCCGCCGGGAGCGCTGCTCCGGGCTGCCGGCCGCATCTCCGGCCGAACCTCCGGTAAATACGGATCGAGGGGAAAGTCCGCTTTCCGTTCCACGGCGATCGGCTCGACGCGCAGTGTATTCTCTCTGCTGACCGATATGACCTGGCGCGGGTAGGGTATGTTTTCTACTCTCATCGGGATGCTCCTCGTCTCCTCTGAAAAGAGCATACCACAAAAGGTATGTTCCCTCAAATCTTTCCGCTCCCGTTGACAATACCCCGATTTTCAATTTAAAGTAGTTCCTTCAACTTTTTTCGAACCGGAGGAAGCCGTGGCCCTTATACGCGTGAAGAATCCCATCGTCGAGATGGACGGCGATGAAATGACCAGGATCATCTGGAAGCTCATCAAGGAGAAGCTCGTCCTTCCCTTTCTTGCCGTCGATCTGAAGTATTACGATCTGGGGATCAAGCATCGCGACGCCACCGATGACCGGGTTACTCTTGACGCCGCGAACGCGATCAAGGAGCACGGCATCGGCGTCAAGTGCGCGACGATCACGCCCAATGCCGCACGGGTCAAGGAATACGGCCTCAAGCAGCAGTGGAAGAGCCCGAACGGGACGATCCGGTCGATCCTCGACGGCACGGTCTTCAGGAAGCCGATTATCATAAAGAACATCCCTCCCGCGGTCCAGAAGTGGCAGAAGCCGATCATCATCGGCCGCCATGCCTACGGCGACATCTACAAGGATGTCGAATTCGTTGTCGACGGCCCCGGCGTCGTCGAGCTCGTCTTCACGCCAGCGGGCGGCGGTGAGAGGAGGTCGGCGAGGGTCCATGAGTTCAAGGGCCGCGGCGTGGTCATGGGCATGCACAATACCGAAACGTCGGTCAGGAGCTTTGCACGGTCGTGCATCCATTACGCCCTGAGCGAGAAGGTCGACCTCTGGTTCGGCGCCAAGGACACGATCTCGAAGCAGTACCACGGCTTTTTCAGGGATGTCTTTGCCGAGGAAGTGGAGAAGGCCCAGGACAAGCTCCGGCAGGCCGGGGTGGAGTACCGCTATCTGCTCATCGACGATGCGGTGGCGCAGGTGATCAAGTCCGGGGGAGGCATGCTCTGGGCCTGCATGAACTACGACGGGGATGTGATGTCCGACATGGTCGCCTCCGGCTTCGGGAGCCTCGGGCTGATGACCTCGGTGCTCGTCTCTCCGGACGGCATGTTCGAGTACGAGGCGGCCCACGGCACGGTGATGCGCCACTACTACGAGCATCTGAAGGGCAACCCGACCTCCACCAACTCGATCGCCTCGATCTTCGCCTGGACCGGCGCCCTGGCCAAGAGAGGAGAGCTCGACAGCACGCCCGACGTCGTTGCCTTCGCGAAGACCCTGGAAGAGGTGGTGATAAAGGCGGTCGAGGACGGCGTCATGACCAAGGACCTGATGCTCATCGCCAACCCGCCGGTGACGAAGTACGCGCGCACCGAAGAATTCATCGATGCAGTGGCGGAGCGGCTGAAAAAGGCTGTCTAAGAGCGTCTCACACAATGAGCATCGAGGGCATCGAAGGCATGATCTATTCACTCATTCTCGCAAGGCGTCCACGCCTTGCTGCGAGGCGGTTCAGCCCGCTCTCGCCATCCAGGCTTCGCCTGGGCTGAACATGCCGCTCATAGATCATGCCTTCGATGACCTGCAGTGAATCATTTTGTTATACGCTTCTAATAGTTAAGCCTGATCCCTGTTTTCTTCCAGTTTCCGGAGCAGTTCTCTCTTTTTGATCCGTCCATTGAGGGTCGAACCGTCTTTGAACTCCAAGACGGGGATATCGAAGCGGTAGAGCTCGTAGAGCGCGTCATCGCCGGAGATATCGACCCTGCTGATCTCGAGGCCGTACTTCTCTTGCAACCCGTTGAGCATCTCTTCGACGGTATCGCAGAGCCAGCAGCCCGGTTTGAAGTAGAAGGTGAGCCGCACCATGCCGGGGCTACGGTGTGTCCTTTGCCCCGTGAATCCACCAGTCGCTCTTGTCGGAGAACCACCAGAGCGAGGAGTCGGTCTCGATGATGGTCTGCGCCAGCCGGCGGGCGGCGTCCGTCTTGAGCCGCTTGAGCGCGAAGTCGAGCCACTCGTCGGCGTACTTGTTGCCGAGGTCCTTGTGCTCCTTCAGGGCGAGGATCATCTCGAGCTGGTCGGCGTCGCGGGCCAACTGCGCCTCGACCGTCTCTCCCTTCAGGAACTCGAGGATGAGCGCCTTGATATCACCGCCGAAAGGGAGGGTGGCGGCGAGGTCCTCGATCGCCCTGGTCTCATCGGCCTTTACATACTTTTTATTCACATAGTTGAGGTCGCCGGTCCGCGCTTCGGGCAGATCGTGGAAGAGGCACATCTTGATGATGCGGTCCGTATCGACCGCTCCCGCGAGATGGCCGAGGGCATACCCTATGTATACGGTCCTGAATATGTGCTCCGCCACGGATTCGGCCCCCGACCCCAGGAACTGAAAGCCGGTCCGCGGCGTCCTCTTGAGCATTCCTGCCTCGAAGAGGAAATTGGCGATACGTTTCATACCCGCTCCCTGCGTCGAAATGAAAGACGGTCTCTATTGTACCCTAAAGCGCAGGGGCAAATCCCGCGCCATTGCGTATTTTGATCGATTTTGGATAGAATTACTGGGTTTTTCGAGAGCCCGCGGAGAGATTTCCGGCGCAGTTCCCTGTCTGTTTCACACAATCGAAAAGAGGAGAGAGAGAATGGAACTCGATGTGAAGATGGAGAGCGCGTCGCTCTCGATACCGATTGCGAATCCTTTCGCCCTCGATGTCGAAGGCATTGCCCGGCAGATCGAGGCCTTTGTCGCTGCACAAGGGATCAGCCTTGCGGGGCTCGACCTGCGGGGGCTCCTGCCGAAGATGGTGCGGGGCATTGCGGGGTGCGAGGGAGGCTGTCCTGCCAACGCCCTTCAGCTCGTCGAGAGCGGCTTCAGGAGCTTCGAGCTCGCCTATATCGAGGGAGGGATCCTTACGGCGAAGGCGACGATCGAGGGAAGAGAGCTCTCCCTGAAGATGTTCCCCGATTTCTGATAACGATACCGTAAGCAAGGTCATGTCGTGAGGTGATGTATGCCTGATCGTGCTTAAGGCGACAGTCCTCCTGCTGTTCCAGTGCTATAATAAAGAAGACAGTTCTGTGCCTCTCACTCCCCCGGCCGTGCGGTCCACCGGATTCCGTCGTGTATGAGCGAGCCGGGTCTGCTGCTATGGAGAGTGGAGGGGATAAAGGAGGTTAGCAATGGAACGGTTGCTCATAAAAGAGGTCCTTTCGGGCGAGCGT
The genomic region above belongs to Nitrospirota bacterium and contains:
- a CDS encoding glutaredoxin family protein, which translates into the protein MVRLTFYFKPGCWLCDTVEEMLNGLQEKYGLEISRVDISGDDALYELYRFDIPVLEFKDGSTLNGRIKKRELLRKLEENRDQA
- a CDS encoding HD domain-containing protein, translated to MKRIANFLFEAGMLKRTPRTGFQFLGSGAESVAEHIFRTVYIGYALGHLAGAVDTDRIIKMCLFHDLPEARTGDLNYVNKKYVKADETRAIEDLAATLPFGGDIKALILEFLKGETVEAQLARDADQLEMILALKEHKDLGNKYADEWLDFALKRLKTDAARRLAQTIIETDSSLWWFSDKSDWWIHGAKDTP
- a CDS encoding NADP-dependent isocitrate dehydrogenase, with the translated sequence MALIRVKNPIVEMDGDEMTRIIWKLIKEKLVLPFLAVDLKYYDLGIKHRDATDDRVTLDAANAIKEHGIGVKCATITPNAARVKEYGLKQQWKSPNGTIRSILDGTVFRKPIIIKNIPPAVQKWQKPIIIGRHAYGDIYKDVEFVVDGPGVVELVFTPAGGGERRSARVHEFKGRGVVMGMHNTETSVRSFARSCIHYALSEKVDLWFGAKDTISKQYHGFFRDVFAEEVEKAQDKLRQAGVEYRYLLIDDAVAQVIKSGGGMLWACMNYDGDVMSDMVASGFGSLGLMTSVLVSPDGMFEYEAAHGTVMRHYYEHLKGNPTSTNSIASIFAWTGALAKRGELDSTPDVVAFAKTLEEVVIKAVEDGVMTKDLMLIANPPVTKYARTEEFIDAVAERLKKAV